A portion of the Aquicoccus sp. G2-2 genome contains these proteins:
- a CDS encoding LysR family transcriptional regulator: MDNWDEVRTAYHVALAGTVSGAAEALGVHHATVIRHVDALEARLGVNLFQRHARGYTPTEAGEDLLRVARATDEQLSQLSSRIKGWGEAVEGEVVVTALAEIAAMLAPVLTAFQAEYPGLIVRLLASARLFRLEYGEAHVAVRAGSQAPDEPDNVVQKLGTYGVGLYASPGYIKAHGMPENDAALAAHRFVAGDDTHSRAPYAIWLRQHVPETAITFRADDFHACAAAVRAGAGLGFLRPERAQSAELVQVMAPRAEWAVRLWLVTHMDLHRTAKVQTLGRFLKAQMQGMN, translated from the coding sequence ATGGACAATTGGGATGAAGTGCGCACGGCCTATCATGTTGCGTTGGCGGGAACGGTGAGCGGGGCGGCAGAGGCGCTGGGCGTGCATCATGCCACGGTGATCCGGCATGTCGATGCGTTGGAGGCGCGGCTGGGTGTGAACCTGTTTCAGCGCCATGCAAGGGGTTACACCCCGACCGAGGCAGGCGAAGACCTGCTGCGCGTGGCGCGCGCAACCGATGAACAGCTTTCCCAGCTTTCAAGCCGGATCAAGGGCTGGGGCGAAGCGGTTGAAGGCGAGGTCGTGGTGACGGCGCTGGCCGAGATCGCGGCGATGCTGGCGCCGGTGCTGACCGCGTTTCAAGCCGAGTATCCGGGGTTGATCGTGCGGCTTTTGGCCAGTGCGCGGCTGTTCCGGCTGGAATATGGCGAGGCGCATGTGGCGGTGCGCGCCGGGTCGCAAGCCCCGGATGAGCCAGACAACGTGGTGCAGAAGCTGGGAACGTATGGTGTCGGGCTTTATGCCAGCCCCGGTTACATCAAGGCGCATGGGATGCCGGAAAATGATGCCGCTTTGGCGGCGCATCGCTTTGTCGCCGGGGATGATACGCATTCGCGCGCGCCCTATGCCATCTGGCTGCGGCAGCATGTGCCGGAAACCGCAATCACCTTTCGCGCGGATGATTTTCATGCCTGCGCCGCGGCGGTCCGCGCCGGGGCCGGGTTGGGCTTTCTGCGGCCCGAGCGGGCACAGAGTGCGGAGCTTGTGCAGGTCATGGCGCCGCGCGCAGAGTGGGCAGTGCGGCTTTGGTTGGTGACGCATATGGATTTGCATCGCACCGCAAAGGTGCAAACGCTGGGCCGGTTTCTGAAGGCGCAAATGCAGGGGATGAACTGA
- a CDS encoding F0F1 ATP synthase subunit C: MEGDIVQMGAYIGAGLACTGMGGAAVGIGHVVGNYLSGALRNPSAAGGQTATMFIGIAFSEALGIFSFLVALLLMFAV; the protein is encoded by the coding sequence ATGGAAGGCGATATCGTACAAATGGGCGCTTATATTGGTGCCGGTCTGGCCTGTACGGGCATGGGCGGAGCCGCTGTGGGCATCGGGCATGTGGTGGGTAACTACCTCTCTGGCGCACTGCGCAACCCGTCGGCCGCAGGTGGCCAGACAGCGACGATGTTTATCGGCATCGCGTTTTCGGAAGCTCTGGGGATCTTCTCGTTCCTCGTTGCCCTTCTGCTGATGTTCGCCGTCTGA
- a CDS encoding GNAT family N-acetyltransferase, with protein MTTAIPTLETERLILREPREADFAHERDFYQSDESRFVGGPKTPEATWRSLAMLMGHWAFRGFGFWGLEDKATHTYQGRVGLWFPHGWKGREIGWTLMPHARGRGYATEAALAARAHAYDILGWDTAISLIAAGNAASKAVARRLGAAHESTFEDEDYGPVEIWRHRAPSEIADGGMEAYA; from the coding sequence ATGACCACCGCGATCCCCACGCTTGAAACCGAACGCCTGATCCTGCGTGAACCGCGCGAGGCTGATTTCGCCCATGAGCGCGATTTCTACCAAAGCGACGAGTCGCGCTTCGTCGGCGGCCCCAAAACCCCCGAAGCCACTTGGCGCAGCCTTGCCATGCTGATGGGCCACTGGGCGTTTCGCGGTTTCGGCTTCTGGGGGCTGGAAGACAAGGCAACCCACACCTATCAAGGCCGCGTCGGCCTGTGGTTCCCGCATGGCTGGAAGGGGCGCGAAATCGGCTGGACCCTGATGCCCCACGCCCGTGGGCGCGGCTATGCCACCGAAGCTGCCCTTGCGGCGCGCGCGCACGCCTATGACATCCTCGGCTGGGACACCGCCATTTCACTGATTGCTGCTGGCAACGCGGCCTCCAAAGCGGTTGCCCGGCGCTTGGGCGCGGCCCATGAAAGCACGTTCGAGGACGAAGATTACGGCCCCGTCGAAATCTGGCGCCACCGCGCCCCCTCTGAAATCGCCGATGGCGGGATGGAGGCCTACGCATGA
- a CDS encoding lytic murein transglycosylase — MYFHLLPVLAGLIFASTAIAEAPETSPRPKQRNAIISTKNGAFHHWLADFRTRAAAKGIPQSVLSAAFDTARYNADVIQKDRTQNEFTKTVWVYLDSAVSDARITAGRKAMKKYAATLAKIEARYGVEKEIVAAIWGLESAYGSYRGSIPTIDALATLAFDGRRGAFFEDQLLDALKILANGDTTPARMKGSWAGAMGHTQFMPASYLSLAQDFDGDGKRDIWRDDPTDALASTAAYLKANGWQTGLPWGVEVQLPEGFNYLLAQREIEKLPSEWANLGIRDMSGHAVPDYGPASVLLPGGAHGAAFLIFRNFAVLESYNTADAYVIGVGHLADRLKGGPAIKASWPRKDRALSFDERVALQRLLRQRGFDPQKLDGRIGPLTISSVRAYQKAHALTPDGYPSPAFLNFLRETP; from the coding sequence ATGTATTTTCACCTCCTCCCCGTGCTTGCGGGGCTCATCTTCGCATCCACGGCGATAGCCGAAGCGCCGGAAACCTCTCCCCGGCCCAAGCAACGCAATGCCATTATCTCCACCAAGAACGGAGCGTTTCATCATTGGCTGGCAGATTTCCGCACCCGCGCCGCAGCAAAAGGCATCCCTCAATCCGTGCTCTCCGCTGCCTTTGACACCGCCCGCTACAACGCCGACGTGATCCAGAAAGACCGCACCCAGAACGAGTTTACCAAAACCGTCTGGGTCTATCTCGACAGTGCCGTTTCCGATGCCCGAATCACTGCGGGCCGCAAGGCGATGAAGAAATACGCGGCGACCCTCGCCAAGATCGAAGCCCGCTACGGCGTCGAAAAAGAGATCGTCGCGGCGATCTGGGGGCTGGAAAGCGCCTATGGCAGCTATCGCGGCTCGATCCCCACCATTGATGCGCTGGCGACACTGGCCTTCGATGGCCGCCGCGGTGCGTTTTTTGAGGATCAGCTTCTCGATGCGCTCAAAATTCTTGCCAATGGCGATACCACACCGGCCCGGATGAAAGGCAGCTGGGCCGGGGCGATGGGCCACACCCAATTCATGCCCGCCTCTTACCTGTCACTGGCACAGGATTTCGATGGCGACGGCAAGCGCGACATCTGGCGCGACGACCCGACCGATGCGCTCGCCTCCACGGCGGCGTATCTCAAGGCGAACGGCTGGCAAACCGGCCTGCCCTGGGGGGTCGAAGTTCAATTGCCCGAGGGTTTCAATTACCTGCTCGCCCAACGCGAGATCGAAAAACTCCCCTCCGAATGGGCCAATCTCGGCATCCGCGATATGTCCGGCCACGCCGTTCCCGATTACGGCCCCGCGTCCGTCCTGCTTCCCGGCGGGGCGCACGGTGCTGCCTTTCTCATCTTCCGCAACTTCGCCGTGCTGGAAAGCTACAACACCGCCGATGCCTATGTGATCGGCGTCGGCCATCTTGCCGACCGCCTCAAAGGTGGCCCTGCGATCAAGGCAAGCTGGCCACGCAAGGACCGCGCGCTAAGCTTTGACGAACGGGTGGCGCTCCAGCGTCTTTTGCGCCAACGCGGGTTCGATCCGCAAAAGCTCGATGGCCGCATTGGTCCGCTCACCATCTCTTCGGTGCGCGCCTATCAGAAAGCGCACGCTTTAACTCCGGATGGCTATCCCTCACCGGCGTTTCTCAACTTCCTGCGCGAGACCCCATGA
- a CDS encoding chorismate mutase, whose translation MTDAQTRAAALLKEHRASIDRLDAILVYTLGERFKHTQAVGKLKAEHDLPPSDPAREAVQIARLEALAKEADLDPEFAKKLLNFIIAEVIQHHKKHQS comes from the coding sequence TTGACCGACGCCCAAACCCGCGCCGCCGCCCTGCTCAAAGAGCACCGCGCCAGCATCGACCGGCTCGATGCGATCCTCGTCTATACGCTGGGCGAGCGGTTCAAACACACTCAGGCCGTGGGCAAGCTCAAGGCCGAACATGATCTTCCCCCGTCCGATCCCGCCCGCGAAGCGGTGCAGATCGCGCGGCTCGAAGCTTTGGCGAAAGAGGCCGACCTCGACCCCGAATTCGCCAAGAAATTACTTAACTTCATCATCGCTGAAGTCATTCAGCACCACAAGAAACACCAATCGTAG
- a CDS encoding putative nucleotide-diphospho-sugar transferase, producing the protein MDKGVIYVATGAAFLELAQASARSLRAVAPELPIDLYTDAPERAEAGLFDEVHEIANPHRRSKLDCLPLTRFERTLFMDCDTLFLAPPGDVFDLLERFDMALAHDVRRASDLIREGLDEVTPYAFPQMNSGVFLYRRSAPVLAFLRDWARRFAESGVRRDQIILKDMLWRSDLRFYVLPPEFNLRRVTMLDAWEPEDARPTILHSHRLKDHLDGHGARISDAATLIAAEREALQREWAVPGREADPIAQYRQPLDLPQSSD; encoded by the coding sequence ATGGACAAGGGTGTGATCTATGTGGCGACGGGGGCTGCGTTTCTTGAGTTGGCGCAAGCCTCGGCGCGCTCACTGAGGGCGGTGGCGCCGGAGCTGCCGATTGACCTTTATACCGACGCACCCGAGCGAGCGGAGGCGGGACTGTTTGACGAAGTGCATGAAATTGCCAACCCGCATCGGCGTTCCAAGCTTGACTGCCTGCCGCTGACGCGGTTCGAGCGCACGCTTTTCATGGATTGCGACACGCTGTTTCTGGCCCCGCCGGGGGATGTTTTTGATCTGCTGGAGCGGTTCGATATGGCGCTGGCGCATGACGTGCGCCGGGCGAGCGATTTGATCCGTGAAGGGTTGGACGAGGTGACGCCTTATGCCTTCCCGCAGATGAATTCGGGGGTGTTCCTTTATCGGCGCAGCGCGCCCGTATTGGCGTTTTTGCGCGACTGGGCGCGACGGTTTGCCGAGTCCGGCGTGCGGCGCGATCAGATTATCCTGAAGGATATGCTGTGGCGCAGCGATCTGCGGTTTTATGTGCTGCCGCCAGAGTTCAACCTGCGGCGTGTGACCATGCTGGATGCGTGGGAGCCGGAGGATGCGCGCCCGACGATCCTGCATTCGCACCGATTGAAGGATCATCTGGACGGGCATGGCGCGCGGATCAGCGATGCCGCCACGCTTATTGCGGCTGAACGGGAGGCGCTGCAGCGCGAATGGGCCGTGCCGGGGCGTGAGGCTGATCCGATTGCGCAGTATCGCCAGCCGCTTGATCTACCCCAATCCAGCGATTGA
- a CDS encoding F0F1 ATP synthase subunit B, translating into MRIIATMIALFAASPALASTGLQFSLHNTNFVVIVAFLLFIAVLIYVKVPGLVAGMLDKRAEGIQAELHEARKLREEAQSVLASYERKQKEVAEHAERIVTGAKEEARLAAEQAKEDLKVSIKRRLAAAQEQIASAQSSAVKEVRDQAIQIAVGAAREVIAKQMTAADGNKLIDDAIGQVDAKLH; encoded by the coding sequence ATGCGCATTATTGCAACCATGATTGCCCTTTTCGCGGCCAGCCCGGCGCTGGCCTCTACGGGGCTGCAATTCTCGCTGCACAATACCAACTTCGTGGTGATTGTGGCATTCCTTCTGTTCATTGCGGTGCTGATCTATGTGAAGGTGCCGGGTCTTGTGGCGGGAATGCTCGACAAGCGCGCCGAGGGTATTCAGGCGGAACTGCACGAGGCGCGCAAGCTGCGTGAAGAAGCGCAGAGCGTCCTTGCTTCTTATGAGCGTAAGCAAAAGGAAGTTGCCGAGCACGCCGAGCGGATCGTTACCGGGGCCAAAGAGGAAGCCCGGCTGGCGGCGGAGCAGGCCAAGGAAGACCTGAAGGTTTCCATTAAGCGACGCCTTGCGGCGGCGCAGGAGCAGATTGCCTCTGCGCAGTCATCGGCGGTGAAGGAAGTGCGGGATCAGGCGATTCAAATCGCTGTGGGTGCCGCGCGCGAGGTAATTGCCAAGCAGATGACCGCGGCGGATGGTAACAAGCTGATTGATGACGCCATTGGTCAGGTGGACGCCAAGCTGCACTGA
- a CDS encoding DMT family transporter, which produces MRKIRLTPAQQGHLSMLIFSALVAGSFSLGVLAAPHIAPAALTAPRFLIAAVLVGIAALTTTGLPRSAARAPWRYLLMGGTFAAYFVLMFEGLKTASPVSASAVFTLTPVISAVVGYIMMRQITTPRMAGGLALGASGALWVIFRADWGALMSFEVGRGEMIYFVGCVAHATYTPMVRWLNRGEPPVVFTFGMLLAGCVVVTIYGWNDIWATDWAALPKIVWITLIYLSVFASAVTFVLVQFATLRLPSAKVMAYTYLTPSWVIVWEIVLGHEVPPLLVLGGVVLTIMALWVLLKDEEPLSRARVLR; this is translated from the coding sequence ATGAGGAAGATCAGGCTAACCCCGGCGCAGCAAGGCCATCTGTCGATGTTGATCTTTTCCGCCCTTGTGGCGGGGTCGTTTTCGCTTGGCGTTCTGGCAGCACCGCATATCGCGCCTGCGGCGTTGACCGCACCACGGTTTTTGATTGCGGCGGTGCTTGTCGGGATTGCGGCGCTGACCACCACCGGCCTGCCGCGCAGCGCGGCGCGCGCGCCGTGGCGCTACCTGCTGATGGGCGGCACCTTCGCGGCTTATTTCGTGCTGATGTTTGAGGGGCTGAAGACCGCGTCGCCGGTTTCGGCTTCGGCGGTGTTCACGCTGACGCCGGTGATTTCGGCGGTGGTGGGCTATATCATGATGCGCCAGATCACCACGCCGCGCATGGCCGGGGGGCTGGCGTTGGGGGCGTCGGGGGCGCTGTGGGTGATTTTCCGCGCCGATTGGGGCGCGCTGATGTCGTTTGAAGTTGGCCGGGGCGAGATGATTTATTTCGTCGGCTGTGTGGCGCATGCCACCTATACGCCGATGGTGCGCTGGCTTAACCGTGGCGAGCCGCCGGTGGTGTTCACCTTCGGGATGCTGCTGGCCGGGTGTGTGGTGGTGACGATTTATGGCTGGAACGACATATGGGCGACCGACTGGGCGGCGCTGCCGAAGATCGTGTGGATCACGCTGATCTATCTGTCGGTGTTTGCCAGCGCGGTGACGTTTGTTCTGGTGCAGTTTGCAACGCTGCGGCTGCCGTCGGCCAAGGTGATGGCTTATACGTATCTTACGCCCAGCTGGGTGATCGTGTGGGAAATCGTGCTGGGCCATGAGGTGCCGCCGCTACTGGTTCTGGGCGGTGTGGTGCTGACCATTATGGCGCTTTGGGTGCTTTTGAAGGATGAAGAACCCCTGAGTCGCGCGCGAGTGCTTAGATAA
- a CDS encoding metalloregulator ArsR/SmtB family transcription factor produces the protein MANELDQTFAALADPTRRAILSMLLEDDMAVTDVAAPFTMSLAAISKHLGILTRAGLISQEKRGRVKWCKLEPGALRGASVWMQGFGQFEPVNLDMFERFLEAELGNDIPDDAAETP, from the coding sequence ATGGCAAACGAGCTTGATCAAACCTTCGCAGCACTGGCCGACCCGACCCGCCGGGCGATCCTGTCGATGCTGCTTGAGGACGACATGGCGGTGACAGACGTGGCCGCGCCGTTCACCATGTCGCTTGCCGCAATTTCCAAGCATCTCGGCATCCTCACCCGCGCCGGGCTGATCTCGCAGGAAAAGCGCGGTCGGGTGAAATGGTGCAAGCTCGAACCCGGCGCGCTGCGGGGCGCCTCGGTCTGGATGCAGGGCTTCGGGCAGTTCGAGCCGGTCAATCTCGACATGTTCGAACGCTTCCTTGAGGCAGAGCTTGGCAATGACATCCCTGACGACGCGGCTGAAACCCCCTGA
- a CDS encoding DUF6691 family protein, translating to MRLLISLLAGGLFGLGLMVSGMTDVTKVQGWLDVFGAWDPTLAFVLGGAIAPMAVAWRLTTRHSSAVLGAPFPPKPSITIDRSLILGAVLFGTGWALVGFCPGPAMASLSYGGAQGLAFFAAMIAGMVALGLLRRRAQ from the coding sequence ATGCGCTTGCTGATCTCCCTTCTTGCGGGCGGGCTTTTCGGGCTTGGCCTGATGGTCTCCGGCATGACCGATGTGACCAAGGTACAAGGCTGGCTCGATGTGTTCGGTGCGTGGGACCCGACGCTCGCCTTTGTTCTGGGCGGGGCAATCGCGCCGATGGCTGTCGCGTGGCGGCTGACAACCCGGCACAGCTCTGCCGTGTTGGGCGCGCCGTTTCCGCCGAAACCCTCCATAACCATCGACCGCTCCCTCATCCTAGGTGCCGTGCTTTTCGGCACCGGCTGGGCGCTTGTCGGCTTCTGCCCCGGCCCGGCCATGGCCTCGCTCAGCTATGGCGGCGCACAAGGGCTTGCGTTCTTCGCCGCCATGATCGCGGGCATGGTGGCACTCGGCCTGCTGCGGAGGCGCGCGCAATGA
- a CDS encoding F0F1 ATP synthase subunit B', translating into MAAGTLPIEAEAAGQCVDAHGGAIGMPQLCNAWMGNQIFWLVVTLVVLYLILSRVALPRIAAVLAERQGTITNDLAAAEDLKQKAVEAEEAYNKALADARIEASRIVADAKAEMQANLDVEIAKADAEIAAKSAESEKAIAEIRAGALDAVKVVAKDTAKEIVAAMGGKAEARTITSAVNARMKG; encoded by the coding sequence ATGGCAGCAGGAACGCTTCCTATCGAAGCCGAAGCCGCCGGTCAGTGCGTTGATGCGCATGGCGGGGCAATCGGTATGCCGCAGCTTTGTAATGCGTGGATGGGCAACCAGATTTTCTGGTTGGTGGTCACGCTGGTGGTGCTTTACCTGATCCTGTCGCGCGTGGCGTTGCCACGGATCGCGGCGGTTCTGGCTGAGCGGCAAGGGACGATCACCAATGATCTTGCTGCCGCAGAGGACCTGAAACAAAAGGCTGTGGAGGCCGAAGAGGCCTACAATAAGGCGCTGGCCGATGCGCGGATCGAGGCAAGCCGGATCGTGGCGGATGCCAAGGCCGAGATGCAGGCCAATCTTGATGTCGAGATCGCCAAGGCCGATGCCGAGATCGCGGCGAAATCCGCCGAAAGCGAGAAAGCCATCGCGGAAATCCGCGCCGGGGCGCTCGACGCGGTGAAAGTTGTCGCCAAGGACACCGCCAAGGAAATCGTCGCGGCGATGGGCGGCAAGGCCGAGGCGCGCACGATCACTTCGGCGGTCAATGCACGGATGAAAGGGTGA
- a CDS encoding AtpZ/AtpI family protein — protein sequence MGVFDVSEPGPPADPKERLKQLEARIEAAKAAKAPVKRHQDEHYSQAQQGWRMVTELVAGLLIGFGIGYGLDRLFGTLPIFLVLFTLLGFVAGVRTMMRTAKELQQTDTAPRGDEDEDERA from the coding sequence ATGGGGGTTTTCGACGTGTCTGAGCCCGGCCCACCGGCGGATCCGAAAGAGCGGCTAAAGCAGCTTGAAGCGCGGATCGAGGCGGCCAAGGCAGCAAAGGCACCGGTGAAGCGCCATCAGGACGAGCATTATTCGCAAGCGCAGCAAGGCTGGCGAATGGTGACGGAGCTGGTTGCCGGTCTTCTGATCGGTTTTGGCATTGGGTACGGGCTGGATCGCCTGTTCGGAACGCTTCCGATTTTCCTGGTGCTGTTCACATTGTTGGGCTTTGTGGCCGGAGTTCGCACGATGATGCGCACGGCGAAAGAGCTTCAGCAGACAGATACGGCCCCACGGGGCGATGAAGATGAAGACGAGAGGGCTTAG
- a CDS encoding YeeE/YedE thiosulfate transporter family protein, whose product MMFGAIPSDWLFGLLGGLMIGTAAAILLLINGRIMGASGLLGSLVDGSAGRQWLDNAAFVAGVVLAPALIVWLGMRAPSTNVTGNWLVIVLGGLLVGFGTRLGNGCTSGHGVCGISRLSPRGIIATLVYLGAGGLTMLIARHGLEVI is encoded by the coding sequence ATGATGTTCGGCGCAATCCCCTCTGACTGGCTCTTTGGTCTGCTTGGCGGTCTGATGATCGGCACAGCGGCGGCAATCTTGCTGCTAATCAATGGCCGCATCATGGGCGCAAGCGGCCTGCTCGGAAGCCTTGTCGATGGCTCTGCCGGGCGACAGTGGCTTGATAACGCGGCCTTCGTCGCCGGTGTGGTGCTGGCCCCCGCGTTGATCGTCTGGTTGGGTATGCGCGCGCCCTCTACCAATGTCACCGGCAATTGGCTGGTGATCGTGCTGGGCGGCTTGCTGGTCGGCTTCGGCACCCGGCTTGGCAATGGTTGCACCTCCGGGCATGGCGTTTGCGGCATTTCACGGCTGTCACCGCGCGGCATTATCGCCACGCTGGTCTATCTCGGCGCGGGTGGGCTGACCATGCTCATCGCGCGCCACGGGCTTGAGGTGATCTGA
- a CDS encoding glycosyltransferase 61 family protein, which yields MADHPSLPAARIETLRDALIVPTQDGRTLPNGVFGPDGTFCDTSRTQLSGPRLSDMPKPPGGSATLETLPGRHLFGGIARQHFGHFLVETIARLWALDQLGTAPESILFVPMPGRKPTKLFGKQLAALLKILIGDIPAIPVLEPARVETLLVPSQGVGHLSWSTGTPEFRHFVRARLENGFVPNGPEKLYISRARLESEDKLVDHEADIEEIMASAGYTIFHPERYSITQQIEHYLAARMLVGADGSAFHLAAHLLQPGTRVALVKRRHRPEVFAAIAAQIAAFGAVDLTTIHALLPQEDGAAHAPLKLGRLRSALARKGFI from the coding sequence ATGGCCGACCACCCGTCTCTCCCCGCCGCGCGGATTGAAACGCTCCGCGACGCGCTGATCGTGCCCACACAGGACGGGCGCACCCTGCCCAATGGTGTGTTCGGCCCCGACGGCACATTTTGCGACACCTCCCGCACACAGCTCAGCGGCCCGCGCCTGTCCGATATGCCAAAACCACCCGGCGGTAGCGCCACGCTGGAAACCCTTCCGGGGCGTCACCTCTTTGGCGGCATCGCGCGGCAGCATTTCGGCCATTTCCTTGTTGAAACCATCGCCCGGCTCTGGGCGCTGGATCAGCTTGGCACAGCGCCCGAAAGCATTCTCTTCGTGCCAATGCCGGGGCGCAAACCGACAAAGCTTTTCGGCAAGCAACTGGCCGCATTGCTGAAAATCCTCATTGGCGACATTCCCGCCATCCCGGTGCTTGAACCGGCCCGCGTCGAGACCCTGCTAGTGCCCAGTCAAGGCGTCGGCCACCTGTCATGGAGCACCGGCACACCCGAGTTCCGCCATTTCGTGCGCGCCCGGCTGGAAAACGGCTTCGTGCCCAACGGCCCGGAAAAACTCTATATCTCGCGCGCCCGGCTGGAAAGCGAAGACAAGCTGGTCGATCACGAGGCGGACATCGAAGAGATCATGGCCAGCGCGGGCTATACCATCTTCCATCCCGAACGCTATTCCATCACCCAACAGATCGAACATTACCTCGCCGCAAGGATGCTTGTCGGGGCCGATGGCTCGGCCTTCCACCTCGCCGCGCATCTGCTGCAACCGGGCACCCGCGTGGCGCTGGTCAAACGCCGCCACCGGCCCGAGGTATTCGCCGCCATCGCCGCACAGATCGCTGCTTTCGGCGCGGTCGACCTGACCACTATTCACGCGCTCTTGCCGCAAGAAGACGGCGCCGCCCATGCGCCGCTGAAACTTGGCCGGTTGCGCAGCGCGCTGGCCCGCAAAGGGTTTATCTAA
- a CDS encoding FCD domain-containing protein encodes MPFHPVHSEKLSSAVVRQIELLILRGILRPGERLPPERELAEKLAVSRPSLRDALAELQASGLLSAKAGSGVYVADVLGSAFSPALVKLFGAHNEAVQDYLAFRRDMEGLAAERAARLASDLDLRVIDTAFRRMEAAHARPAPKDEADLDAAFHMAIIEASHNVIMLHMMRSMYDLLREGVFYNRARMFAQKTTREDLLNQHRAINAALQARDPAAARAMIEAHLDFVEAAFAAQAKAEQNERVARQRIEHDASK; translated from the coding sequence ATGCCCTTTCACCCTGTCCACTCCGAAAAGCTCTCAAGCGCCGTGGTGCGCCAGATCGAGCTTCTGATCCTGCGCGGTATCCTGCGCCCCGGAGAGCGCCTCCCGCCAGAGCGTGAACTGGCCGAAAAGCTCGCAGTCTCGCGCCCCTCGCTGCGCGACGCGCTGGCCGAGTTGCAGGCCAGCGGCTTGCTCAGTGCCAAAGCCGGCTCCGGCGTCTATGTCGCTGATGTGCTTGGCTCCGCCTTTTCCCCGGCGCTGGTAAAGCTTTTCGGCGCGCATAACGAGGCGGTGCAAGACTACCTCGCCTTCCGGCGCGATATGGAAGGGTTGGCCGCCGAACGTGCCGCACGGCTCGCCTCCGATCTTGATCTCAGGGTGATCGACACCGCCTTTCGCCGGATGGAAGCGGCCCATGCCCGCCCCGCGCCCAAGGATGAGGCCGATCTTGACGCGGCCTTCCACATGGCAATCATCGAGGCCAGCCATAACGTCATCATGCTGCACATGATGCGCTCTATGTATGATCTCCTGCGCGAAGGCGTGTTCTATAACCGCGCCCGCATGTTCGCCCAGAAAACCACCCGCGAAGACCTGCTGAATCAGCACCGCGCCATCAACGCCGCGCTTCAGGCGCGCGATCCCGCCGCCGCCCGCGCCATGATCGAAGCGCATCTCGATTTCGTCGAAGCCGCCTTCGCCGCACAGGCAAAAGCAGAGCAGAACGAGAGAGTCGCCCGCCAACGGATCGAACACGACGCCAGTAAATGA
- a CDS encoding F0F1 ATP synthase subunit A → MATETHIAETATQAAGHGAEGGLTFHPMDQFIIKPLFGHGDVGTFTVTNATLWMAIAVLATVALLILGTSRRAMVPSRTQSVAELAYGFVYKMVEDVTGKEGLKYFPYIMTIFMFTVFANMLGLLPMSFTTTSHLAVTGFLAIAVFLSVTILGFVKHGFGFLGVFWITSAPLPLRPILAIIEVISYFVRPVSHSIRLMGNMMAGHAVMKVFAAFAPLILMSGIGIVVTPASIIAISAIYALEVLVAFIQAYVFTILTCIYLRDALHPHH, encoded by the coding sequence GTGGCAACCGAGACGCACATAGCCGAGACGGCAACGCAAGCCGCCGGACACGGCGCTGAAGGTGGGTTGACCTTTCACCCGATGGACCAATTCATCATCAAGCCGCTTTTTGGGCATGGTGATGTGGGCACATTCACAGTGACCAACGCGACCTTGTGGATGGCGATTGCGGTTCTGGCGACCGTTGCGCTTCTGATCCTTGGGACTTCGCGGCGCGCGATGGTGCCGAGCCGGACGCAATCGGTGGCCGAGTTGGCCTATGGCTTCGTTTACAAGATGGTTGAGGACGTCACCGGCAAGGAAGGGTTGAAGTATTTCCCCTATATCATGACGATCTTCATGTTCACGGTTTTTGCCAACATGCTTGGCCTTTTGCCGATGTCGTTCACCACCACCTCGCATCTGGCAGTGACCGGGTTTCTGGCGATTGCGGTGTTTCTTTCGGTAACGATCCTTGGGTTCGTGAAGCATGGCTTTGGGTTTCTGGGTGTGTTCTGGATCACCAGTGCGCCGCTGCCGCTGCGCCCGATCCTTGCGATTATCGAGGTGATTTCCTATTTCGTGCGTCCGGTCAGCCACTCGATCCGGCTTATGGGCAACATGATGGCCGGCCATGCGGTGATGAAGGTGTTCGCCGCGTTTGCGCCGCTGATCCTGATGTCGGGCATTGGTATCGTGGTGACGCCAGCGTCGATCATTGCGATCAGCGCGATTTATGCGCTCGAAGTGCTGGTGGCGTTCATTCAGGCATATGTGTTCACCATTCTGACCTGCATCTATCTCAGGGACGCATTGCATCCGCATCACTAA